One stretch of Malus domestica chromosome 14, GDT2T_hap1 DNA includes these proteins:
- the LOC103430987 gene encoding uncharacterized protein: MSPSITSSRQLFLRQTSSPRRQPLLRTQVSTSTARFAEVVGGTTADCAAVCCCCPWGLVNLLVLAIYKVPAGLCRRVLKKKRRQRLIKKGLLQPRNRKCSCGFAGSELQFHPMGLQCMAEINNRSQKVADDESCDKDVMQLEKEMWDRFYSTGFWRSPSQREPSSKVLPGI; this comes from the coding sequence ATGTCACCATCGATAACCTCATCGCGGCAGCTGTTTCTCCGGCAGACTTCTTCGCCGCGCCGGCAGCCGCTGCTCCGGACCCAAGTCTCAACCAGCACCGCCCGATTTGCTGAAGTCGTAGGCGGCACCACTGCCGATTGCGCTGCCGTGTGCTGCTGCTGCCCGTGGGGCCTCGTCAACCTCTTAGTTCTCGCAATCTACAAGGTCCCGGCGGGGCTCTGCCGCCGCGTTCTGAAGAAGAAACGCCGCCAGCGGCTGATCAAGAAGGGGCTGTTGCAGCCCCGGAATCGCAAGTGCAGTTGCGGGTTCGCCGGCTCGGAGCTCCAGTTCCACCCGATGGGTTTGCAGTGCATGGCGGAGATCAACAACAGGTCGCAGAAGGTCGCCGACGATGAGTCGTGTGACAAGGATGTGATGCAGCTCGAGAAGGAGATGTGGGACCGGTTTTACAGTACCGGTTTTTGGAGGAGCCCATCCCAGAGGGAACCGTCGTCCAAGGTTCTACCTGGCATATAA
- the LOC103424298 gene encoding uncharacterized protein, which produces MENSIGVGFMAVFAVSGSVVVLAHQLHKRLLSDFMKNIESELGGFLSPHKRLASGGSEKVQTKKTVRFAEDVVEPSSNNKEYRKRRSSNNTKQAKKGSGNHKMEDNSMPLNRQALYKGIIESQARKGTHVF; this is translated from the exons atggagaactCTATTGGTGTAGGGTTCATGGCTGTTTTTGCTGTATCTGGAAGCGTGGTTGTTCTTGCCCATCAACTCCACAAACGGCTTCTCTCCGATTTCATGAAGAATATTGAATCTGAACTTGGTGGTTTTCTCTCCCCCCACAAAAGATTGGCATCTG GAGGATCTGAGAAAGTGCAAACCAAAAAGACTGTTAGGTTTGCAGAGGATGTTGTGGAACCATCATCAAATAACAAAGAGTACCGCAAGAGGAGGTCCAGTAATAATACAAAGCAGGCTAAAAAGGGTTCTGGGAATCATAAAATGGAGGACAACAGCATGCCACTCAATAGGCAAGCTCTTTACAAAGGGATTATTGAATCTCAGGCCCGCAAGGGCACACatgttttttaa